Proteins from a genomic interval of Medicago truncatula cultivar Jemalong A17 chromosome 3, MtrunA17r5.0-ANR, whole genome shotgun sequence:
- the LOC11427949 gene encoding sister chromatid cohesion 1 protein 3, with translation MFYSQTFLARKGPLSTVWIAAHLQHRLKKSQYASTDIPSTVQHIMDPGVPIALRMSAHLLLGVVRIYSKKVDYLLNDCNLVRTVLYKVFASVSNNTLPEDARQAPVHTITMPATFDLDALNLGYEIDFNGYEDAHIRSQDEITLADRSPIVVDNYVAIRFDEDIPFSPSNAQPLPDSEARPNEEEFIPQSPSSTRVVDVQDGGPSSHIESHTTSHTSDDNNHIFQDPVTKQTLPPESLRDPSNDAVENIPTDMDIDITVHEKDQTPEMIPEIHAETPPTQPARPPTPDASQGGASDGQVHGGPISEPSLRSCSFDAAMLPTPQMEQGQSSTHQMEQGQGPVPQMEGQGQGERPQRVRKRNQFYDDPIVLPNRVMKRALNDTRNIRRRRRDVTTLGAWELKSKRFKEGVFDQPLFTGICNELLNIQRREYICSKPHLVISEEDHPDNTTITPPPINQVADEPIIDAPEIAVDEPTTDAPEIVVDEPITDAPEIVNASGVEDIEHIRDVADDQPATIPTQSKETEQIIPSAYRSPVKGGVATPTSVSEGMDIPYGATSPRAHASETGTSSTYHDNILQSHDFSDTNQFINSAGKDDLWFLEEDSTPATASSQSTSRSIDTLSGRTRGLAQYLKDYSPCTTIPEQPAEDFSLNKILDGKTRKIAARMFFEVLVLKTHDLIDVQQEEPYGDISFKLTPALDKAKI, from the exons ATGTTTTACTCTCAAACGTTTTTGGCGCGAAAAGGACCACTCTCAACGGTTTGGATCGCTGCTCATCTTCAACACAGACTCAAGAAATCTCAGTATGCTTCTACTGATATTCCCTCCACTGTTC AGCATATAATGGATCCTGGTGTTCCCATTGCATTGAGGATGTCAGCTCACCTACTCTTAGGTGTTGTTCGTATTTATTCGAAAAAAGTTGATTACCTTCTTAACGACTGCAATCTTGTTCGGACTGTTTTGTACAAAGTATTTGCTTCAGTATCAAATAATACTTTACCTGAGGATGCTAGGCAAGCACCGGTTCATACTATTACCATGCCAGCCACTTTTGACCTTGATGCGCTTAACTTAGGCTATGAAATAGATTTTAACGG GTATGAGGATGCTCACATAAGGAGTCAAGATGAGATTACTCTTGCAG ATCGAAGTCCTATTGTAGTGGATAATTATGTGGCTATACGTTTCGATGAG GACATACCATTTAGTCCTTCAAATGCACAACCGCTACCAGATTCTGAGGCAAGACCAAATGAGGAAGA ATTTATTCCCCAATCTCCATCGTCGACAAGGGTAGTGGATGTTCAAGATGGTGGTCCAAGTTCCCATATAGAGTCACATACTACCAGTCATACTAGTGATGATAACAATCATATCTTTCAGGATCCCGTTACAAAACAGACATTGCCACCGGAAAGTCTTCGTGATCCTTCCAATGATGCTGTTGAAAATATTCCAACAGATATGGATATCGATATAACTGTTCATGAAAAGGATCAGACTCCTGAAATGATTCCTGAGATCCATGCTGAAACCCCCCCAACTCAACCAGCTAGACCACCAACTCCAGATGCTTCTCAAGGTGGTGCCTCAGATGGACAAGTTCATGGAG GGCCAATTTCTGAACCATCTCTTAGGAGTTGTTCTTTCGATGCTGCGATGCTTCCTACCCCTCAAATGGAGCAGGGACAGAGTTCTACCCATCAAATGGAGCAGGGACAGGGTCCTGTCCCTCAAATGGAGGGTCAGGGTCAGGGCGAGAGGCCTCAAAGAGTAAGGAAGAGAAATCAATTCTATGATGACCCCATAGTGTTACCAAATAG AGTCATGAAGAGAGCCCTTAATGATACTCGTAACATACGACGGAGGCGAAGGGACGTCACTACTTTGGGTGCATGGGAACTGAAGAGCAAACGGTTCAAGGAGGGTGTTTTTGACCAGCCTTTATTTACAG GAATATGCAATGAACTTCTAAACATACAAAGAAGGGAATATATATGTTCAAAACCTCACTTGGTCATCTCTGAGGAAGATCATCCGGATAATACTACTATTACTCCTCCTCCAATTAATCAAGTTGCTGATGAGCCAATAATTGATGCACCTGAAATTGCTGTTGACGAGCCAACAACTGATGCACCTGAAATCGTTGTTGATGAGCCAATAACAGATGCACCTGAGATCGTTAATGCATCTGGTGTGGAAGATATTGAACACATTCGTGACGTTGCTGATGATCAACCTGCCACTATCCCAACTCAAAGTAAAGAAACTGAACAGATTATTCCAAGTGCTTATAGAAGCCCTGTTAAAGGAGGTGTTGCGACTCCTACTTCGGTTTCTGAGGGAATGGACATACCATATGGTGCAACATCACCTCGAGCTCATGCATCTGAAACTGGAACTTCTAGCACATATCATGATAACATATTGCAGAGCCATGACTTTTCAGATACTAATCAATTTATCAATTCTGCTGGAAAAGAC GACCTCTGGTTTCTCGAAGAAGATAGTACACCAGCCACAGCCA GTTCACAAAGTACAAGTAGAAGTATTGATACATTGTCTGGGAGGACTAG GGGTCTAGCTCAATATTTAAAAGATTATTCTCCATGTACAACAATTCCGGAGCAACCTGCTGAAGATTTCAGCTTGAACAAGATCTTGGATGGAAAAACTAGAAAGATTGCTGCTAGGATGTTCTTTGAAGTTTTG GTGTTAAAGACTCATGATCTTATTGATGTACAACAAGAGGAGCCTTATGGTGATATTAGCTTCAAATTGACTCCAGCACTTGACAAagctaaaatttaa
- the LOC11418365 gene encoding E3 ubiquitin-protein ligase RNF170, whose protein sequence is MDVEHHSSGEGPATNDRCSICHENFQLPCQANCSHWFCANCIIQVWQYSSPLQPCKCPLCRRPINLLLPTDVVDNNNYEQDSLLGDIQKYNRLFGEQSNASIAERLRDLPFLLRRLFRDFANPNVSFPLVIRARIFVTVVVNRVGLEIISRNVGGDFEPLFL, encoded by the exons ATGGATGTAGAGCATCACAGCAGCGGCGAAGGTCCAGCAACGAACGATCGATGTTCAATCTGTCACGAAAACTTCCAACTCCCATGTCAAGCAAATTGTTCTCACTGGTTTTGTGCAAACTGTATTATCCAAGTTTGGCAATATTCTTCTCCTCTTCAACCTTGCAAATGTCCTCTTTGTCGTCGTCCTATTAATCTTCTTCTTCCCACTGACGTTGTCGACAACAACAATTATGAGCAGGATAGTCTTCTGGGTGATATTCAGAAATATAATCGTCTTTTTGGTGAACAATCTAATGCTAGTATTGCTGAGAGATTACGTGATCTTCCGTTTCTTTTAAGAAGGCTTTTTAGGGATTTTGCTAACCCTAATGTGTCTTTTCCTCTTGTTATCAGAGCTCGTATTTTTGTTACA GTAGTTGTGAATCGTGTCGGATTGGAGATCATTAGTCGGAATGTTGGAGGTGACTTCGAACCGTTGTTCCTATGA
- the LOC11414140 gene encoding E3 ubiquitin-protein ligase RNF170 → MNEEIESGEGPPTNDLCSICHGNFQLPCQANCSHWFCANCIIQVWQYSSPLQPCKCPLCRRPINLLVPTDVVDDANSEQDRLNLADIQRYNRVFGQQSNASIVQRLRDLPFLLKRLFKDFVNPNTSLPLVIRARVFITMLLSIIYIFSPIDIIPEGMLGIIGLLDDVLIALIFFLHVAALYRSVLYLRHGGS, encoded by the exons ATGAATGAAGAAATCGAAAGCGGAGAAGGTCCACCAACAAACGATCTATGTTCAATCTGTCACGGAAACTTCCAACTCCCATGTCAAGCAAATTGTTCTCACTGGTTTTGCGCTAACTGCATAATCCAAGTTTGGCAGTATTCTTCTCCTCTTCAACCTTGCAAATGTCCTCTCTGTCGTCGTCCTATTAACCTTCTTGTTCCCACCGACGTCGTAGACGACGCCAATTCTGAGCAAGATCGTTTGAATTTGGCTGATATTCAAAGATATAACCGTGTTTTTGGCCAACAATCTAATGCTAGTATTGTTCAGAGATTACGTgatcttccttttcttttgaaaagGCTTTTTAAGGATTTTGTTAACCCTAATACTTCTCTTCCTCTTGTTATTAGAGCTCGTGTTTTCATTACG ATGCTACTAAGTATTATATACATCTTCAGCCCTATTGACATCATTCCAGAAG GGATGTTGGGAATAATTGGTCTTTTGGATGATGTCCTAATTGCTCTAATCTTTTTCCTACATGTTGCTGCACTCTATAGATCTGTACTTTACCTCCGACATGGGGGTTCGTGA